Below is a window of Sulfitobacter sp. THAF37 DNA.
CCCGGCGACCTATGGCTCCCCCGCGCTGATGCCCGAGCTGGACAAATGGGATCAGCCCTATTCGCCGCTGCTGAAATTCCGCTGGGACCAGACCTATGAGGCGCTGCAGGAATACGCACGGGTCACGGACGGGTCGCCCTATGACGGGGTGATCATGCGTTACATCAACCCCAAGACCGGCGCGGACCCGATGCTGACCATGGGGGCCAACATGCAGCTCTTGCGCCCGTCCGAGCATACAAAGGCGCATCGGCACACCGGCAACATCATCTATCAGGTGGCCAAGGGCGAAGGGTACTCCGTGATCAACGGCAAACGCTTTGACTGGAAGGAAAAGGACATCTTCTGCGTGCCGCCGTGGATGTTCCACGAACATTGCAACACGCAAAGCGGCGAGGATGCCTGCCTGTTCTCGTTCCACGACCTGCCGACGATGCGCAAGCTGGGCTTTTACGCGGAACAGGCATTGGAAGACAACGGCGGCCACCAGGTCGTCAGCGGATAACTACAGGATACAAAACATGAAACTCGTTACCTATCGCGACGGCGTCGCAGCCGAGGGGCGTCTTGGCGTCGTGCAGGACGGTCTTGTCATCGACGTGGAATTTCTGGGCGAGGCGGTCGGCGCGGCGCTGCCTTCCGACATGCTGACGCTGATCGACCTGGGCCCCGATGCGCTTGGCGCGGTCAGGCAGGCGCTGGCGGATACGGCAGATGCACGGCCCGCGGGGATCGCGGTGCCGGAGGAAAACGTGCGCCTGCTGGCGCCGATCCCGCGCCCGCGCAAGAACGTCTTTGGCATCGGTCTGAACTATGTCGAACATGTCGCCGAAAGCGCCAAGTCGCTGGACACGTCCAAGGACCTGCCCAAGGAACCGGTGGTGTTTTCCAAACCGCCGACCAGCGTGATCGCCACCGGTGAGCCGATTCAGCACAATGCGTCGATGACACAGATGCTGGACTGGGAGGTGGAGCTGGCCGTGATCATCGGCAAGCGGGCCACGCGGATTTCCAAGGATAACGCGATGAGCCATGTCTTTGGCTATTCGGTGATCAACGATGTGTCGGCGCGCGACAACCGCCGGGCGGGGCAGTGGATCTTCTCGAAAGGGCAGGAC
It encodes the following:
- a CDS encoding fumarylacetoacetate hydrolase family protein, with the protein product MKLVTYRDGVAAEGRLGVVQDGLVIDVEFLGEAVGAALPSDMLTLIDLGPDALGAVRQALADTADARPAGIAVPEENVRLLAPIPRPRKNVFGIGLNYVEHVAESAKSLDTSKDLPKEPVVFSKPPTSVIATGEPIQHNASMTQMLDWEVELAVIIGKRATRISKDNAMSHVFGYSVINDVSARDNRRAGQWIFSKGQDSYCPFGPAIVTADDIADPHDLTLWLKKNGEEKQRSNTRHLLFDIPTLIADISSGITLEPGDIIATGTPAGVGAGRDPQEWMWPGDVIECGVDGIGVLRNPVVKIGD